The following proteins are encoded in a genomic region of Montipora foliosa isolate CH-2021 chromosome 8, ASM3666993v2, whole genome shotgun sequence:
- the LOC138012838 gene encoding INO80 complex subunit D-like isoform X1: MDEIQGKHGAFKFVTRSFNTINVDAKKDSAKSTNVMFEGKNIHSSPLDGKLLCSYSEKLCKQRRLNGYAFCIRHVLEDKNAPFKQCQFVAKYNGHQCTNPIPFAEERIYCNSHLQVLGIVPKKTRRKKPEETGESELDSSPTTAELKLRTDVLTTPSSTNMSLLPPQIFPFRLKKPKIQPQPMNYTNIPDIEELRESRKKWRKDKGDLFTIYDMYSSDGESSSEGDEMPWQQMWLSTDSDLDFDAFRGENNCLESDIRTAKISRLSTQLRRQLHQLRRTLRIRGRYHKDVVACGSVLVKAIHSNSSACVDSLLENSKRSRKTRAKPSKCLKKICAFSLDDVQCSSKAFPYTKFCKDHIMNDAKQVLYAQCTAKWPGGLQCSVPVFDVIHERPLCDEHARKKEKYQEAQAQAQAAAAAAKSSQGTLKPPAKKQRRKPQAKAPLFQKVAKQARRPVNRKPVVPRSNKNKVTKTTNNSQRHVGLDNTLSSENSSGMLSPDISLSISSDYSHGSASSPMSPALDDYQEYGSPLFGAQQRDQILLGDLEEEEVEEEESLGRDFPIVSNTGNSSSLKGLYSTKSQHGVPASVITHTPGLINSGVILDAIQGNIPTESPLHSKNKPNSSKVRDGKKLQDTSCPSMHSVTSILSSHVNRNNLKDENKKINELTLNKDPMFSPPHGLGNEVKSQSNGLSSARLHSPPMTMDAILSPTQRSWSAVVTNTSPASSSFTSPLNSTQTGLSRLVSPPFSPPSMSPHISPHTTLGSVFTFDRTSHLQQSSHLTSPTLSPSSPSFLQGQLKHAGPPYQRHNDLDNSEDPFLFPVDREQSLFGVPFNQNHDSSLGDLRLR; encoded by the exons ATGGACGAAATACAAGGGAAACACGGCGCTTTCAAGTTTGTAACGAGAAGTTTTAACACAA TAAATGTTGATGCCAAGAAGGATTCAGCGAAATCTACGAACGTCATGTTTGAAGGAAAGAACATTCATTCTTCACCGTTGGATGGAAAATTACTGTGTAGTTACAGTGAAAAGCTTTGTAAGCAACGGAGGCTCAATGGCTACGCTTTCTGTATTCGTCATGTGTTGGAAGACAAAAATGCCCCGTTTAAACAGTGTCAGTTTGTGGCAAAATACAACGGACATCAGTGTACAAATCCCATACCATTCGCCGAGGAAAGAAT ATACTGCAACAGCCATTTACAAGTTCTGGGAATTGTTCCAAAGAAGACTCGACGGAAAAAACCAGAGGAAACTGGTGAAAGCGAATTGGATTCATCGCCCACTACTGCTGAATTGAAATTGCGGACAGATGTTTTAACGACTCCTTCTTCGACAAACATGTCCCTTCTTCCTCCCCAAATCTTTCCTTTTCGTTTAAAGAAGCCTAAAATCCAACCCCAGCCGATGAACTACACGAATATTCCTGATATAGAAGAGTTGAGAGAAAGTCGAAAGAAATGGCGTAAAGATAAAGGCGATTTATTCACAATTTATG acatgtacAGTTCAGACGGAGAAAGTTCAAGTGAGGGTGATGAAATGCCTTGGCAACAAATGTGGCTTTCTACGGACAGTGATcttgattttgatgcttttagggGAGAGAACAACTG CTTGGAATCTGACATAAGAACAGCAAAGATTTCAAGACTGAGTACACAGTTACGTCGGCAACTTCATCAGCTCAGGCGAACTCTACGGATACGTGGACGGTATCATAAGGATGTGGTGGCATGTGGTAGTGTTTTGGTGAAGGCTATTCACAGCAACAGCTCTGCTTGTGTGGATTCCTTGCTTGAAAACAGCAAGAGATCCAGAAAAACTAG AGCAAAGCCATCAAAGTGTCTGAAAAAAATCTGTGCATTTTCACTAGATGATGTCCAGTGTTCCAGTAAGGCTTTCCCGTACACTAAGTTCTGCAAGGATC ACATCATGAATGACGCCAAACAAGTTCTGTATGCTCAGTGCACTGCAAAGTGGCCTGGTGGACTCCAGTGTTCGGTGCCTGTATTTGATGTCATCCACGAAAGACCTCTTTGTGATGAGCATGCCaggaaaaag GAAAAGTACCAAGAAGCACAAGCTCAAGCACAAGCCGCTGCTGCAGCTGCAAAGTCATCTCAAGGAACACTGAAACCGCCAGCCAAAAAACAGCGGCGCAAACCACAGGCAAAGGCCCCATTATTTCAAAAGGTGGCTAAACAAGCTCGAAGGCCTGTCAACAGGAAGCCAGTCGTTCCAAGGTCAAACAAGAATAAAGTAACAAAGACCACAAACAATTCTCAAAGACATGTTGGTCTGGACAATACATTGAGTTCTGAAAACTCCTCTGGAATGTTGTCTCCAGATATTAGTTTATCAATATCATCAGATTATTCTCATGGAAGTGCTTCTTCACCAATGTCTCCAGCACTCGATGACTACCAAGAATATGGATCACCATTATTTGGGGCACAGCAAAGAGATCAGATTCTTCTTGGAGATCTTGAGGAGGAGGAGGTGGAGGAGGAGGAAAGTCTTGGAAGAGATTTCCCAATTGTATCCAATACTGGTAACAGCTCTTCGTTAAAGGGCCTGTATTCAACCAAAAGCCAACATGGTGTGCCAGCGTCTGTGATAACTCACACTCCGGGATTGATAAACAGTGGTGTAATACTTGATGCCATTCAAGGAAACATACCAACTGAATCCCCACTTCATAGCAAAAATAAACCAAATAGTTCCAAagtgagggatggaaagaaacTGCAAGACACAAGTTGCCCATCTATGCACTCTGTCACAAGTATTCTCTCGTCACATGTTAATCGTAACAACTTGAAAGATgagaacaagaaaattaatgaaCTTACATTGAACAAAGACCCAATGTTTTCACCTCCACATGGACTTGGAAATGAAGTAAAGTCACAGAGCAATGGATTGAGCTCTGCTCGCCTTCATTCTCCACCAATGACAATGGATGCTATCTTGTCACCTACACAAAGGTCTTGGTCTGCAGTTGTCACTAACACATCACCAGCTTCATCGTCATTTACATCACCCCTTAATTCCACTCAAACTGGATTGTCCAGATTGGTTTCACCACCCTTTTCCCCACCGTCGATGTCCCCACACATCTCACCCCATACCACTCTTGGAAGTGTATTTACATTTGACAGAACTTCACACTTACAGCAGTCATCTCACCTAACTTCACCAACGTTAAGTCCTTCCAGCCCTTCATTCCTTCAAGGTCAATTAAAGCATGCCGGTCCACCTTACCAACGCCATAATGATCTTGACAACTCTGAGGATCCCTTTCTTTTCCCAGTTGACAGGGAACAATCTTTATTTGGTGTTCCTTTTAATCAGAATCATGATTCATCATTGGGTGACTTGCGTTTAAGGTAA
- the LOC137967513 gene encoding endoplasmic reticulum junction formation protein lunapark-B-like isoform X2, with the protein MGILFSRWRKKTSLGEVLESIEKDLKVLESSQKRTEQLRKKFIGSLVLYSILLYIIAALVCYFYDFPKSWKAKAIRSIPLLVFPLAVYLLKRVLHYVFVSRMSKNAGRLEELKDRKRQVLEEVMEKETYKAAKDLLDKYDPNSEIVKVEKRDSTVTSPVPAVMQSPSSSKGTELRQRKASSNAESPGGPLYRTISEPSLLESPAELNQSCSSRLMNGPLGARKSNSLVDISSPNSDVASPVRASPHGSPGSRMRPPQPILPRERTAIDKVIEYLVGDGPNNRYALICSECCSHNGMALKEEFEYTAFRCCYCYHLNPARKHRPVAPKLDFDTWTTPKHASAQGMIVQQRKPRNTALVRLKDDEKTSDNVIGKVGVQDQADKPKGEFSNKPTTLLESKQKQEEH; encoded by the exons ATGGGGATTCTTTTTTCGAGATGGAGA AAAAAAACATCGTTGGGGGAAGTGTTGGAATCCATCGAGAAG GATCTAAAAGTCTTGGAATCAAGTCAAAAGAGAACAGAGCAACTAAGAAAAAAGTTCATTGGCTCTTTAGTCTTGTACTCCATTCTGCTATACATTATAGCAGCTCTTGTCTGTTACTTTTATGACTTCCCCAAGTCTTGGAAAGCAAAAGCCATTCGTTCAATTCCTCTTCTTGTATTCCCTCTTGC GGTGTACTTATTGAAGAGGGTGCTTCATTATGTTTTTGTGAGCAGGATGAGTAAGAATG CAGGAAGACTGGAGGAGTTAAAAGATAGGAAAAGACAAGTT CTCGAGGAGGTGATGGAAAAAGAAACATACAAAGCTGCAAAAGATCTTTTGGATAAATATGATCCCAATTCAGAAATAGTCAAG gtgGAGAAGAGAGATTCTACAGTGACATCTCCTGTCCCTGCTGTGATGCAAAGTCCATCTAGTTCAAAAGGAACAG AGCTTCGACAAAGAAAGGCTTCCTCCAATGCAGAGAGTCCAGGAGGTCCTTTATACCGCACCATCTCTGAACCCTCTCTTTTGGAGTCCCCTGCAGAGCTTAACCAATCATGCAGTTCAAGGCTGATGAATGGGCCCCTTGGAGCCAGGAAATCAAATAGTCTTGTGGATATATCTTCACCAAACTCAG ATGTAGCATCACCTGTTAGGGCAAGCCCACATGGCTCACCTGGGTCAAGGATGAGACCACCACAACCGATCTTACCACGAGAGAGGACTGCTATTGATAAG GTAATAGAATACCTTGTTGGTGATGGTCCAAACAATCGATATGCTCTAATTTGCTCAGAGTGTTGCTCACATAATGGAATGGCTCTGAAAGAGGAATTTGAATACACAG CATTCAGATGCTGTTATTGTTATCACTTGAACCCTGCAAGAAAGCATCGCCCTGTTGCTCCAAAGCTAGACTTTGACACCTGGACAACACCAAAACATGCTTCTGCACAGGGAATGATTGTACAACAGCGAAAACCAAGGAATACTGCACTAGTCAGGCTGAAAGATGATG AGAAGACAAGTGACAATGTTATTGGTAAGGTTGGTGTGCAAGATCAAGCTGACAAGCCAAAAG GTGAATTTTCAAACAAGCCAACAACATTGTtggaaagtaaacaaaaacaagaggaaCATTAA
- the LOC137967513 gene encoding endoplasmic reticulum junction formation protein lunapark-B-like isoform X1 → MGILFSRWRKKTSLGEVLESIEKDLKVLESSQKRTEQLRKKFIGSLVLYSILLYIIAALVCYFYDFPKSWKAKAIRSIPLLVFPLAVYLLKRVLHYVFVSRMSKNAGRLEELKDRKRQVLEEVMEKETYKAAKDLLDKYDPNSEIVKVEKRDSTVTSPVPAVMQSPSSSKGTELRQRKASSNAESPGGPLYRTISEPSLLESPAELNQSCSSRLMNGPLGARKSNSLVDISSPNSDVASPVRASPHGSPGSRMRPPQPILPRERTAIDKVIEYLVGDGPNNRYALICSECCSHNGMALKEEFEYTAFRCCYCYHLNPARKHRPVAPKLDFDTWTTPKHASAQGMIVQQRKPRNTALVRLKDDAEKTSDNVIGKVGVQDQADKPKGEFSNKPTTLLESKQKQEEH, encoded by the exons ATGGGGATTCTTTTTTCGAGATGGAGA AAAAAAACATCGTTGGGGGAAGTGTTGGAATCCATCGAGAAG GATCTAAAAGTCTTGGAATCAAGTCAAAAGAGAACAGAGCAACTAAGAAAAAAGTTCATTGGCTCTTTAGTCTTGTACTCCATTCTGCTATACATTATAGCAGCTCTTGTCTGTTACTTTTATGACTTCCCCAAGTCTTGGAAAGCAAAAGCCATTCGTTCAATTCCTCTTCTTGTATTCCCTCTTGC GGTGTACTTATTGAAGAGGGTGCTTCATTATGTTTTTGTGAGCAGGATGAGTAAGAATG CAGGAAGACTGGAGGAGTTAAAAGATAGGAAAAGACAAGTT CTCGAGGAGGTGATGGAAAAAGAAACATACAAAGCTGCAAAAGATCTTTTGGATAAATATGATCCCAATTCAGAAATAGTCAAG gtgGAGAAGAGAGATTCTACAGTGACATCTCCTGTCCCTGCTGTGATGCAAAGTCCATCTAGTTCAAAAGGAACAG AGCTTCGACAAAGAAAGGCTTCCTCCAATGCAGAGAGTCCAGGAGGTCCTTTATACCGCACCATCTCTGAACCCTCTCTTTTGGAGTCCCCTGCAGAGCTTAACCAATCATGCAGTTCAAGGCTGATGAATGGGCCCCTTGGAGCCAGGAAATCAAATAGTCTTGTGGATATATCTTCACCAAACTCAG ATGTAGCATCACCTGTTAGGGCAAGCCCACATGGCTCACCTGGGTCAAGGATGAGACCACCACAACCGATCTTACCACGAGAGAGGACTGCTATTGATAAG GTAATAGAATACCTTGTTGGTGATGGTCCAAACAATCGATATGCTCTAATTTGCTCAGAGTGTTGCTCACATAATGGAATGGCTCTGAAAGAGGAATTTGAATACACAG CATTCAGATGCTGTTATTGTTATCACTTGAACCCTGCAAGAAAGCATCGCCCTGTTGCTCCAAAGCTAGACTTTGACACCTGGACAACACCAAAACATGCTTCTGCACAGGGAATGATTGTACAACAGCGAAAACCAAGGAATACTGCACTAGTCAGGCTGAAAGATGATG CAGAGAAGACAAGTGACAATGTTATTGGTAAGGTTGGTGTGCAAGATCAAGCTGACAAGCCAAAAG GTGAATTTTCAAACAAGCCAACAACATTGTtggaaagtaaacaaaaacaagaggaaCATTAA
- the LOC138012838 gene encoding INO80 complex subunit D-like isoform X2 produces the protein MVKESINVDAKKDSAKSTNVMFEGKNIHSSPLDGKLLCSYSEKLCKQRRLNGYAFCIRHVLEDKNAPFKQCQFVAKYNGHQCTNPIPFAEERIYCNSHLQVLGIVPKKTRRKKPEETGESELDSSPTTAELKLRTDVLTTPSSTNMSLLPPQIFPFRLKKPKIQPQPMNYTNIPDIEELRESRKKWRKDKGDLFTIYDMYSSDGESSSEGDEMPWQQMWLSTDSDLDFDAFRGENNCLESDIRTAKISRLSTQLRRQLHQLRRTLRIRGRYHKDVVACGSVLVKAIHSNSSACVDSLLENSKRSRKTRAKPSKCLKKICAFSLDDVQCSSKAFPYTKFCKDHIMNDAKQVLYAQCTAKWPGGLQCSVPVFDVIHERPLCDEHARKKEKYQEAQAQAQAAAAAAKSSQGTLKPPAKKQRRKPQAKAPLFQKVAKQARRPVNRKPVVPRSNKNKVTKTTNNSQRHVGLDNTLSSENSSGMLSPDISLSISSDYSHGSASSPMSPALDDYQEYGSPLFGAQQRDQILLGDLEEEEVEEEESLGRDFPIVSNTGNSSSLKGLYSTKSQHGVPASVITHTPGLINSGVILDAIQGNIPTESPLHSKNKPNSSKVRDGKKLQDTSCPSMHSVTSILSSHVNRNNLKDENKKINELTLNKDPMFSPPHGLGNEVKSQSNGLSSARLHSPPMTMDAILSPTQRSWSAVVTNTSPASSSFTSPLNSTQTGLSRLVSPPFSPPSMSPHISPHTTLGSVFTFDRTSHLQQSSHLTSPTLSPSSPSFLQGQLKHAGPPYQRHNDLDNSEDPFLFPVDREQSLFGVPFNQNHDSSLGDLRLR, from the exons ATGGTGAAGGAATCAA TAAATGTTGATGCCAAGAAGGATTCAGCGAAATCTACGAACGTCATGTTTGAAGGAAAGAACATTCATTCTTCACCGTTGGATGGAAAATTACTGTGTAGTTACAGTGAAAAGCTTTGTAAGCAACGGAGGCTCAATGGCTACGCTTTCTGTATTCGTCATGTGTTGGAAGACAAAAATGCCCCGTTTAAACAGTGTCAGTTTGTGGCAAAATACAACGGACATCAGTGTACAAATCCCATACCATTCGCCGAGGAAAGAAT ATACTGCAACAGCCATTTACAAGTTCTGGGAATTGTTCCAAAGAAGACTCGACGGAAAAAACCAGAGGAAACTGGTGAAAGCGAATTGGATTCATCGCCCACTACTGCTGAATTGAAATTGCGGACAGATGTTTTAACGACTCCTTCTTCGACAAACATGTCCCTTCTTCCTCCCCAAATCTTTCCTTTTCGTTTAAAGAAGCCTAAAATCCAACCCCAGCCGATGAACTACACGAATATTCCTGATATAGAAGAGTTGAGAGAAAGTCGAAAGAAATGGCGTAAAGATAAAGGCGATTTATTCACAATTTATG acatgtacAGTTCAGACGGAGAAAGTTCAAGTGAGGGTGATGAAATGCCTTGGCAACAAATGTGGCTTTCTACGGACAGTGATcttgattttgatgcttttagggGAGAGAACAACTG CTTGGAATCTGACATAAGAACAGCAAAGATTTCAAGACTGAGTACACAGTTACGTCGGCAACTTCATCAGCTCAGGCGAACTCTACGGATACGTGGACGGTATCATAAGGATGTGGTGGCATGTGGTAGTGTTTTGGTGAAGGCTATTCACAGCAACAGCTCTGCTTGTGTGGATTCCTTGCTTGAAAACAGCAAGAGATCCAGAAAAACTAG AGCAAAGCCATCAAAGTGTCTGAAAAAAATCTGTGCATTTTCACTAGATGATGTCCAGTGTTCCAGTAAGGCTTTCCCGTACACTAAGTTCTGCAAGGATC ACATCATGAATGACGCCAAACAAGTTCTGTATGCTCAGTGCACTGCAAAGTGGCCTGGTGGACTCCAGTGTTCGGTGCCTGTATTTGATGTCATCCACGAAAGACCTCTTTGTGATGAGCATGCCaggaaaaag GAAAAGTACCAAGAAGCACAAGCTCAAGCACAAGCCGCTGCTGCAGCTGCAAAGTCATCTCAAGGAACACTGAAACCGCCAGCCAAAAAACAGCGGCGCAAACCACAGGCAAAGGCCCCATTATTTCAAAAGGTGGCTAAACAAGCTCGAAGGCCTGTCAACAGGAAGCCAGTCGTTCCAAGGTCAAACAAGAATAAAGTAACAAAGACCACAAACAATTCTCAAAGACATGTTGGTCTGGACAATACATTGAGTTCTGAAAACTCCTCTGGAATGTTGTCTCCAGATATTAGTTTATCAATATCATCAGATTATTCTCATGGAAGTGCTTCTTCACCAATGTCTCCAGCACTCGATGACTACCAAGAATATGGATCACCATTATTTGGGGCACAGCAAAGAGATCAGATTCTTCTTGGAGATCTTGAGGAGGAGGAGGTGGAGGAGGAGGAAAGTCTTGGAAGAGATTTCCCAATTGTATCCAATACTGGTAACAGCTCTTCGTTAAAGGGCCTGTATTCAACCAAAAGCCAACATGGTGTGCCAGCGTCTGTGATAACTCACACTCCGGGATTGATAAACAGTGGTGTAATACTTGATGCCATTCAAGGAAACATACCAACTGAATCCCCACTTCATAGCAAAAATAAACCAAATAGTTCCAAagtgagggatggaaagaaacTGCAAGACACAAGTTGCCCATCTATGCACTCTGTCACAAGTATTCTCTCGTCACATGTTAATCGTAACAACTTGAAAGATgagaacaagaaaattaatgaaCTTACATTGAACAAAGACCCAATGTTTTCACCTCCACATGGACTTGGAAATGAAGTAAAGTCACAGAGCAATGGATTGAGCTCTGCTCGCCTTCATTCTCCACCAATGACAATGGATGCTATCTTGTCACCTACACAAAGGTCTTGGTCTGCAGTTGTCACTAACACATCACCAGCTTCATCGTCATTTACATCACCCCTTAATTCCACTCAAACTGGATTGTCCAGATTGGTTTCACCACCCTTTTCCCCACCGTCGATGTCCCCACACATCTCACCCCATACCACTCTTGGAAGTGTATTTACATTTGACAGAACTTCACACTTACAGCAGTCATCTCACCTAACTTCACCAACGTTAAGTCCTTCCAGCCCTTCATTCCTTCAAGGTCAATTAAAGCATGCCGGTCCACCTTACCAACGCCATAATGATCTTGACAACTCTGAGGATCCCTTTCTTTTCCCAGTTGACAGGGAACAATCTTTATTTGGTGTTCCTTTTAATCAGAATCATGATTCATCATTGGGTGACTTGCGTTTAAGGTAA
- the LOC138013344 gene encoding abl interactor 1-like: MADVDGSLFSLIDKEIPEGRRALSDGHENLAKVAAYCEQKYLETNARYKSGCDRAVALKETRAVLEETKQFATQSLASVAYQINTLALNMLSLLDQQVMKLEDMESKINHIAETVDIHKEKVARREIGVLASSKPTGRTHRIIAPAEQEKLLRYTRRTTDYSVLDNLGHGAKTSDRQDIRRRSTKKQSQTSKGNERTITGTGTTRRTPLTKPPPPPVPPPMPPSVPSDAAFDAGSSVPPPTVPAAVPPPEVPLPPPITDMASPLVPPPPQGFPSSPTSPNIPPPPPCLVPPTPPPPPVLTGAVISPPPPPPLPNSGGTRPSSDGAETYESIVDALSPLPPPPPADEDFYQTPSALPMPAPPEDMYQTPPPPVDEQSWIPENYIEKVVSLYEYNQQRDDELTFAEGVIIYVIKKNDDGWFEGVTEGGATGLFPGNYVETCL; the protein is encoded by the exons ATGGCGGATGTTGATGGCTCGCTTTTCTCACTTATCGATAAAGAAATACCTGAAGGACGACGGGCTTTGAGCGATGGACACGAAAATCTTGCCAAAGTAGCGGCCTATTGTGAGCAAAAGTATCTAGAAACGAATGCTCGTTATAAATCGGGCTGTGACCGAGCTGTAGCGTTAAAGGAAACCAGAGCTGTGTTGGAAGAAACGAAACAGTTTGCGACCCAGTCGCTTGCAAGCGTGGCTTATCAGATCAATACATTGGCTCTGAATATGTTGAGCCTGTTAGATCAACAAGTTATGAAACTGGAAGACATGGAATCAAAGATTAATCATATTGCTGAA ACTGTTGATATCCATAAGGAAAAGGTAGCAAGGCGTGAAATTGGTGTGCTTGCCTCAAGTAAACCTACAGGACGGACGCACAGGATTATTGCCCCAGCAGAACAAGAGAAACTCTTAAGATACACCAGAAGAACCACTGATTATTCAGTTCTGGATAATTTAG GTCATGGAGCGAAGACAAGTGATAGACAAGATATTCGACGCCGAAGCACAAAGAAGCAATCCCAAACAAGCAAGGGAAACGAACGAACCATAACTGGCACAGGAACCACAAGGCGGACACCCCTTACAAAACCTCCTCCACCTCCTGTCCCCCCTCCAATGCCTCCGTCTGTCCCATCTGATGCTGCTTTTGATGCAGGATCGTCTGTTCCTCCCCCTACTGTACCTGCTGCTGTACCCCCACCAGAAGTTCCTCTTCCTCCACCTATAACAGACATGGCTTCACCACTAGTCCCACCTCCACCTCAAGGATTTCCTTCTTCACCAACATCACCTAATATaccaccccctcccccatgcCTTGTTCCTCCAACCCCACCACCACCCCCAGTATTGACTGGAGCAGTAATATCCCCACCCCCACCTCCTCCTTTGCCAAACTCAGGTGGAACTCGCCCTTCTTCAG ATGGAGCAGAAACTTATGAATCTATAGTTG ATGCGTTAAGTCCTTTACCCCCACCCCCACCAGCTGACGAAGATTTTTACCAAACACCATCTGCATTGCCAATGCCAGCACCTCCAGAGGATATGTACCAGACACCTCCACCACCAGTAGATGAACAGTCCTGGATACCTGAAAACTACATTGAAAAAG TGGTGTCTCTTTATGAATACAATCAGCAGAGAGATGATGAACTTACTTTTGCAGAAGGAGTTATCATATATGTCATTAAGAAGAATGATGATGGATGGTTTGAGGGTGTAACTGAAGGAGGAGCTACTGGTCTCTTCCCTGGAAACTATGTAGAGACATGCCTTTAA